The Malus domestica chromosome 13, GDT2T_hap1 genome includes a window with the following:
- the LOC103453653 gene encoding protein SULFUR DEFICIENCY-INDUCED 2, protein MTSPRNGERTDQQPPPYHVLHKLPPGDSPYVRAKHVQLVQKDPEAAIVLFWKAINAGDRVDSSLKDMAVVMKQQDRAEEAIEAIKSFRDRCSRQAQESLDNVLIDLYKKCGRVEEQIELLKQKLRMIFQGEAFNGKHTKTARSHGRKFQVTIKQETSRILGNLGWAYMQQGNHTAAEVVYRKAQIIDPDANKACNLCLCLIKQRRYAEAQSVVDHVLKGMLPGSDEPKSKVRGEELVQELEQCQRVVLPSNSLSLNMEDAFLEGLDHLVKQWTPQRSRRLAIFEEISSFRDQLAC, encoded by the exons ATGACGAGCCCAAGGAATGGAGAGAGGACTGATCAGCAGCCTCCTCCTTACCATGTTCTTCACAAGCTGCCTCCTGGTGACAGCCCTTACGTCAGAGCCAAGCACGTCCAG TTAGTTCAGAAAGATCCCGAAGCGGCTATTGTACTGTTCtggaaggcaataaatgccggTGATAGGGTGGATAGTTCCCTCAAAGACATGGCAGTGGTCATGAAGCAACAGGATAGAGCGGAAGAAGCAATTGAAGCAATAAAGTCTTTCAGGGATCGGTGCTCCAGGCAAGCACAGGAATCCCTTGACAATGTACTAATCGACTTGTACAAG AAATGTGGAAGAGTTGAGGAACAAATAGAGCTATTAAAACAGAAGCTTCGGATGATTTTCCAGGGAGAGGCCTTCAATGGCAAGCACACCAAGACAGCGCGCTCTCATGGAAGGAAATTCCAAGTCACAATCAAGCAAGAAACCTCCAGGATACTG GGCAACTTAGGTTGGGCATACATGCAACAAGGGAACCATACGGCTGCAGAAGTGGTGTATCGTAAGGCCCAAATCATCGACCCGGATGCAAACAAGGCCTGCAACTTATGCCTGTGCCTGATCAAGCAAAGAAGGTATGCCGAGGCGCAATCAGTTGTCGACCATGTGTTGAAGGGCATGCTTCCGGGATCTGATGAGCCCAAGTCAAAAGTTCGTGGCGAGGAACTGGTGCAGGAGCTAGAGCAATGTCAACGTGTAGTTTTGCCTTCCAATTCGTTAAGTTTAAATATGGAAGATGCCTTTCTCGAGGGGCTTGACCACTTGGTGAAGCAGTGGACTCCTCAAAGGTCGAGGAGACTTGCTATATTTGAAGAGATATCGTCGTTTAGAGATCAGTTAGCTTGCTGA
- the LOC103453652 gene encoding ubiquinol oxidase, mitochondrial-like, producing MNRVVLRSVVGGLVNGRSCNRYISTAVAVARPLESSEFLSRQNGGVLGAVQWRSRMLMSTSSSSGQATSLAEKEQKEEKESTNGNNSVDVSSYWGIQGPKIRREDGTEWPWNCFKPWETYEADLSIDLSKHHVPKTFLDRVAFRTVKSLRVLSDLYFQQRHGCHAMMLETVAAVPGMVGGMLLHLKSLRKFEHSGGWIKALLEEAENERMHLMTVVELVKPAWHERLLVLAVQGVFFNAFFGLYLASPKLAHRVVGYLEEEAVFSYTEYLKDIENGKIENVKAPEIAIDYWRLPKGATLHDVITVIRADEAHHRDVNHFASDIHFQGKQLRDAPAPLGYH from the exons CGTTGGAGAGCTCGGAGTTTCTGAGTCGCCAGAACGGCGGGGTTTTGGGAGCGGTTCAGTGGAGGAGTAGGATGCTGATGAGCACGTCGTCGTCGTCAGGGCAAGCGACGTCGTTGGCGGAGAAGGAGCAgaaggaggagaaagagagcacaAACGGCAACAATAGCGTTGACGTTTCGAGCTACTGGGGGATTCAGGGGCCCAAGATTAGGAGAGAGGACGGGACTGAGTGGCCGTGGAATTGCTTCAAG CCGTGGGAGACTTATGAGGCGGACTTGTCGATTGATCTGAGCAAGCATCATGTGCCGAAGACATTTCTGGACAGAGTTGCGTTTAGGACGGTCAAGTCTCTTCGAGTTCTATCGGATCTTTACTTCCAG CAACGGCACGGATGCCATGCAATGATGCTGGAAACCGTGGCAGCAGTCCCCGGTATGGTAGGAGGAATGTTGCTGCATTTGAAGTCTCTCCGCAAGTTTGAGCACAGCGGCGGTTGGATCAAAGCTTTACTTGAAGAGGCAGAGAACGAGAGGATGCACCTGATGACGGTGGTGGAACTTGTGAAGCCCGCCTGGCACGAGAGGCTTCTGGTTCTTGCCGTGCAGGGTGTCTTCTTCAATGCCTTCTTCGGGCTTTATCTGGCTTCCCCCAAACTGGCTCATAGGGTTGTCGGTTATCTGGAGGAGGAGGCTGTGTTCTCCTACACAGAGTACTTGAAGGATATCGAAAATGGCAAAATTGAAAATGTAAAGGCTCCTGAAATTGCAATCGATTACTGGAGGCTGCCTAAAGGCGCGACACTCCACGATGTTATAACTGTGATTCGCGCTGATGAAGCTCACCATCGCGATGTCAACCATTTTGCATCT GATATTCATTTTCAGGGAAAACAATTGAGAGACGCACCAGCTCCCCTTGGATATCACTAA